From one Catenuloplanes nepalensis genomic stretch:
- a CDS encoding DNRLRE domain-containing protein, which translates to MHRFLSPFVRTRTRLACTAGLLVAALIAGLLPMWLLRDDPAPATPVAAGPRTEADARAQAVATGEEVLVETATNAHEQTWARPDGRMRTEVHPVPQRARNAAGQWAPIDTTLVRDDSTGTLRPANPVAPVRFYAGDSGAASGGTGGGTGGGTGVTSVLAEVEFEGHTISYTWPGPLPAPVVDGNRALYPEVLPGVDLLMVARPEGGFGQMLIVKTPQAATLDRVRHPDFGLYSETATFHRQPETGGVVVRDQSGTEISSIPTPYAWDSSGTDTLSPGEPVRTSTATPADVLALTGLGYIEPSARQAIMPLRLGGDGTRTARIHLDADSTGLLTGDATYPVFLDPTLTSGQQAWTFAYKKNPNQVFMNGTNFAGGTTSLTRVGYESQQGNTGRAFWRMGFNTNMHGATIDSATFKVLNTHSWSCLTRPIEMWATGGIDNTTTWNKQPSWLTHQQTVWFANGYGSGCADNYVQFSVKNAVQQASDKYWPNLTLGMRANNEADTQTWRLFQANTAVLSAVWNRTPGVPTSLVTTPGGCVNDTSKPTIVAKTNLVLSTVGNDADGNLKNLRFRFWKTGGTLPAGTVVTTPANGKVSLTIPSTQLEDKTNYSWDVRGEDHMGAVSAFTPACRLLVDASAPPPPDVVSDDFPAATEDGSTWSKVPFGTGGRFTFTAAGAASFSYALDSVNPVTVAAANGTVTVPDIKPRHSGPTTIVVRSLDPAGNRSEPTVYTFYVTPKSSADGPGDVTGDGLPDLVAINHNAHLRTYPGDVNGELDQSLAASYTADRTANPEGHWYDWNAGKAALITKHADVYPGDGITDLFARTPDGGFWIYPGDGYGSFNVDQRLRVLLPANAPNPSTWTQIKAVGDVTGDRYPDLFLRAGTSFWALTGYTGGSFQQAVELDTAGWDRREILTVADIDLDNTPDLLWRDLSSGVVSLRHGKPGAAAGSVTLESIAKAAGSRSGDVSFGTGFTEASAMISVPDTNGDKIPDLWVRNGTNGFLQLYHPSRTAIGNPVGDVIVADWRQFKSFA; encoded by the coding sequence GTGCATCGCTTCCTCAGCCCGTTCGTGCGCACGCGTACCCGATTGGCGTGCACGGCGGGCCTGCTGGTCGCCGCGCTGATCGCCGGCCTGCTCCCGATGTGGTTACTGCGCGACGATCCGGCCCCGGCGACACCGGTCGCCGCCGGTCCGCGCACCGAGGCCGACGCGCGCGCCCAGGCGGTCGCCACCGGCGAGGAAGTACTGGTCGAGACCGCGACGAACGCGCACGAGCAGACCTGGGCCCGGCCCGACGGGCGGATGCGCACCGAGGTCCACCCGGTCCCGCAGCGGGCCAGGAACGCGGCCGGTCAGTGGGCGCCGATCGACACCACGCTCGTCCGCGACGACAGCACCGGCACGCTGCGGCCGGCCAACCCGGTCGCGCCGGTGCGGTTCTACGCGGGCGACAGCGGCGCGGCGAGCGGCGGCACCGGCGGCGGCACCGGCGGCGGCACCGGCGTCACGTCCGTGCTGGCCGAGGTGGAGTTCGAGGGTCACACGATCTCCTACACCTGGCCCGGCCCGCTGCCGGCGCCCGTCGTCGACGGCAACCGTGCGCTCTACCCCGAGGTGCTGCCCGGCGTCGACCTGCTGATGGTCGCCCGGCCCGAAGGCGGCTTCGGGCAGATGCTGATCGTCAAGACGCCGCAGGCGGCCACGCTGGACCGGGTGCGGCACCCGGACTTCGGGCTCTACTCGGAGACCGCGACGTTCCACCGCCAGCCGGAGACCGGTGGCGTCGTCGTGCGCGACCAGAGCGGCACGGAGATCTCCTCGATCCCCACGCCGTACGCCTGGGACTCCTCCGGCACCGACACGCTGTCGCCGGGCGAGCCGGTGCGCACCTCCACCGCCACCCCGGCCGACGTGCTGGCCCTGACCGGGCTGGGCTACATCGAGCCGAGCGCACGGCAGGCGATCATGCCGCTGCGGCTGGGCGGCGACGGCACCCGCACCGCGCGCATCCACCTTGACGCGGACTCCACCGGCCTGCTCACCGGCGACGCGACCTACCCGGTGTTTCTCGACCCGACGCTCACCTCCGGGCAACAGGCCTGGACGTTCGCGTACAAGAAGAACCCCAACCAGGTCTTCATGAACGGTACGAACTTCGCCGGCGGCACGACGTCGCTGACCCGCGTCGGCTATGAGAGCCAGCAGGGCAACACCGGGCGGGCGTTCTGGCGGATGGGCTTCAACACCAACATGCACGGGGCGACCATCGACTCCGCCACGTTCAAGGTGCTCAACACGCATTCCTGGAGCTGCCTGACCCGCCCGATCGAGATGTGGGCGACCGGCGGCATCGACAACACCACCACCTGGAACAAGCAGCCGAGCTGGCTGACCCACCAGCAGACGGTGTGGTTCGCCAACGGATACGGCAGCGGCTGTGCCGACAACTACGTGCAGTTCAGCGTCAAGAACGCGGTCCAGCAGGCCTCCGACAAGTACTGGCCCAACCTCACGCTCGGTATGCGCGCCAACAACGAGGCCGACACCCAGACCTGGCGGCTCTTCCAGGCCAACACGGCGGTCCTGAGCGCCGTCTGGAACCGCACACCCGGCGTGCCCACCAGCCTCGTGACCACACCCGGCGGCTGCGTCAACGACACGTCCAAGCCCACCATCGTGGCGAAGACGAACCTGGTGCTCAGCACGGTCGGCAACGACGCGGACGGCAACCTCAAGAACCTGCGGTTCCGCTTCTGGAAGACCGGCGGCACCCTGCCGGCCGGCACGGTCGTCACCACGCCCGCGAACGGCAAGGTCTCGCTGACCATCCCCAGCACCCAGCTGGAGGACAAGACCAACTACTCCTGGGACGTGCGCGGCGAGGACCACATGGGGGCGGTCTCCGCGTTCACGCCCGCCTGCCGGCTCCTGGTCGACGCCAGCGCGCCGCCGCCACCGGACGTGGTCAGCGACGACTTCCCGGCCGCGACCGAGGACGGCTCCACCTGGTCCAAGGTTCCGTTCGGCACCGGTGGCCGGTTCACCTTCACCGCGGCCGGTGCGGCCTCGTTCAGCTACGCGCTGGACAGCGTCAACCCGGTCACCGTCGCCGCGGCCAACGGCACCGTGACCGTCCCGGACATCAAGCCGCGGCACTCGGGGCCGACCACGATCGTGGTCCGCTCCCTCGACCCGGCCGGCAACCGCAGCGAACCGACCGTCTACACGTTCTACGTCACGCCGAAGTCGTCCGCGGACGGCCCCGGTGACGTGACCGGTGACGGGCTGCCGGACCTGGTCGCGATCAACCACAACGCGCACCTGCGCACCTACCCGGGTGACGTCAACGGCGAGCTCGACCAGTCGCTGGCGGCCTCGTACACCGCGGACAGGACGGCCAACCCCGAGGGCCACTGGTACGACTGGAACGCCGGCAAGGCGGCCCTGATCACCAAGCACGCGGACGTCTATCCGGGTGACGGGATCACGGACCTGTTCGCCCGTACCCCCGATGGTGGTTTCTGGATCTATCCCGGCGACGGGTACGGCAGCTTCAACGTGGACCAGCGCCTGCGGGTCCTGCTGCCGGCGAACGCGCCGAACCCGTCGACCTGGACGCAGATCAAGGCCGTCGGCGACGTCACCGGCGACCGGTACCCCGACCTGTTCCTGCGCGCCGGGACCTCGTTCTGGGCGCTGACCGGCTACACCGGCGGCAGCTTCCAGCAGGCCGTCGAGCTGGACACCGCCGGCTGGGACCGCCGCGAGATCCTCACCGTCGCCGACATCGATCTCGACAACACCCCCGACCTGCTCTGGCGCGATCTGAGCAGCGGCGTCGTGTCGCTGCGCCACGGCAAGCCCGGCGCGGCGGCGGGCAGCGTCACGCTGGAGTCGATCGCCAAGGCCGCCGGCTCCCGCTCCGGCGACGTCTCCTTCGGCACCGGCTTCACCGAGGCCTCCGCCATG